The following proteins are encoded in a genomic region of Alnus glutinosa chromosome 8, dhAlnGlut1.1, whole genome shotgun sequence:
- the LOC133876182 gene encoding uncharacterized protein LOC133876182, with protein MEALWNLEDKLRLSTQKALILLVCSAFAVIALCTATVLKKKGRRKQLPRHDTVTGDDSMRSCGWLSIKKVLMGSLRWSGANKWGEGRIGEGPAPLLGLEGWESHNSVSPVWQRPILMGDKCELPRFSGLILYDERGQLLSESQKEETTHHQVETAAVVRTTLRDLL; from the exons ATGGAAGCTTTGTGGAATTTAGAGGACAAACTGAGGCTTTCAACCCAAAAGGCACTCATTCTGTTGGTATGCTCTGCTTTTGCTGTCATAGCTCTCTGCACTGCAACAGTACTAAAGAAAAAGGGTAGAAGAAAGCAACTTCCGCGCCACGACACAGTCACCGGTGACGACTCAATGAGAAGTTGCGGTTGGCTTTCGATAAAGAAGGTTTTGATGGGATCGTTGCGGTGGAGTGGAGCAAACAAGTGGGGGGAAGGAAGAATTGGAGAGGGGCCAGCGCCGCTGCTCGGCTTGGAAGGTTGGGAAAGCCATAACTCGGTGTCACCAGTGTGGCAAAGGCCAATACTTATGGGGGACAAGTGCGAGCTTCCAAGGTTCAGCGGGCTTATCCTCTATGATGAACGAGGCCAGCTGCTTAGTGAGTCCCAAAAGGAGGAAACTACTCATCACCAG GTAGAAACAGCAGCTGTTGTGAGAACTACTCTGAGGGATTTGCTGTAA
- the LOC133876164 gene encoding bidirectional sugar transporter SWEET2 produces MILSVSSSVITICKDAAGVAGNIFAFGLFVSPIATFRRILRNQSTEQFSGLPYIYALLNCLLCMWYGAPIISSDNVLVLTVNSVGAVFQLIYITLFIAYAEKVKKIRMFGLLLAVFGLCAIIVAGSLQIIDAAIRRMFVGFLSGASLISMFASPLFIINLVIRTKSVEFMPFYLSLSTFLMSSCFFIYGLLNYDPFVSVPNGIGTILGIVQLVLYFHYNNRSREDSNEPFIVSYG; encoded by the exons ATGATTCTTTCAGTTTCATCTTCTGTTATTACAATCTGCAAGGATGCAGCTGGAGTCGCCG GGAATATCTTTGCTTTTGGGCTGTTTGTGTCCCCTAT AGCCACTTTTAGGAGAATCCTCAGAAACCAGTCAACAGAACAGTTCTCAGGGTtgccatatatatatgctcttttGAATTGCTTGCTCTGCATGTGGTATGGCGCACCCATCATATCTTCCGACAATGTATTGGTTTTGACTGTCAATTCGGTCGGTGCTGTCTTTCAGTTGATCTACATAACACTCTTCATAGCATATGCCGAGAAAGTGAAAAAG ATTAGGATGTTTGGATTGTTGCTGGCAGTTTTTGGGCTATGTGCAATCATAGTGGCTGGGAGCTTGCAAATAATTGACGCTGCAATTCGCCGGATGTTTGTTGGGTTCCTGAGTGGTGCTTCTCTCATATCAATGTTTGCTTCTCCATTGTTTATAATT AATTTGGTGATCCGTACAAAGAGTGTTGAATTTATGCCATTTTATCTCTCCCTTTCCACCTTCCTAATGAGCTCATGTTTCTTCATATATGGACTACTTAATTACGATCCCTTCGTCTCT GTCCCAAATGGCATAGGAACTATTTTGGGGATTGTACAATTGGTGTTGTACTTCCACTATAACAATAGATCGAGGGAAGACTCCAATGAACCTTTCATAGTGTCATATGGATGA